In Arachis hypogaea cultivar Tifrunner chromosome 17, arahy.Tifrunner.gnm2.J5K5, whole genome shotgun sequence, a single window of DNA contains:
- the LOC112766764 gene encoding probable L-type lectin-domain containing receptor kinase S.7 has product MHSTILIIFFFFFFLLTSTSLIVSAENVSFEFSSFTLRNITLVGDSYLRNGLVGLTRATDVPTTSSGALLYDHPIPLFDPPTNTTSSFSTTFSFSITNLNPSSFGDGIAFFLSPSNTTASATASPAGRLGLPTSTRFLAVEFDTRDDSAFHDPNQNHVGFNFNSLNSIATVDPITHGIDLKSGNTITSWIDYSTEKETLTVFLSYSSSSKPSSPVLTVRNVDLSKLLKEERVYVGFSGSTSGSTEVHLIERWSFKSFGFVPKRQNLNPHNVSDNTVGVTGNGATVNFPPATTSSSNDGIGDGDDDDDDDDDDGDRKNKNKRRKIGIAVAVAGPAFFFVLFSILVFFAVRKWKGIKRGGNNNNSKINSVTSFKAESFVTCPRQFDYKDLKTATREFHPSRIIGHGSFGTVYKAFFVSSGTIAAVKRSRHSHEGKTEFLAELSIIAGLRHKNLVQLQGWCVEKGELLLVYDFMPNGSLDKMLYKEPERGRLLNWSHRVNIAVGLASVLVYLHQECEQRVIHRDIKTGNILLDGNFNPRLGDFGLAKLMDHDKSPVSTLTAGTMGYLAPEYLQYGKATDKTDVFSYGVVILEVACGKRPIEREGQKMMNLVDWVWGLHSEGKVIDAADKRLNGEFVEEEMRKLLLLGLCCANPDSAERPSMRKVLQILNNEAAPISVPKVKPSLTFSSDLPCTIDDIVSDTEEFNTSQSMCEIKIDSSSSC; this is encoded by the exons ATGCACTCCACCATTCtaataatcttcttcttctttttcttcttgttaacCTCAACCTCATTGATTGTTTCAGCAGAGAACGTCAGTTTCGAATTCTCTTCTTTCACACTCCGAAACATAACCCTCGTCGGAGATTCCTACCTCAGGAACGGACTCGTCGGACTCACACGCGCCACCGACGTCCCCACCACCTCCTCCGGCGCCCTCCTCTACGACCACCCTATCCCTCTCTTCGACCCACCCACCAACACCACCTCCTCCTTCTCCACTACCTTCTCATTCTCCATCACCAACCTCAACCCTTCCTCCTTCGGCGACGGCATCGCCTTCTTCCTCTCCCCTTCCAACACCACCGCTTCCGCCACCGCCTCCCCCGCCGGTCGCCTCGGTCTTCCTACCTCCACGCGCTTCCTCGCCGTCGAATTCGACACGCGCGATGATTCCGCCTTCCACGACCCTAACCAGAACCACGTCGGCTTCAACTTCAACTCTTTGAACTCCATAGCCACCGTTGACCCTATAACCCACGGCATTGACCTTAAATCCGGCAACACAATAACGTCTTGGATCGATTACAGCACTGAAAAAGAAACCTTAACGGTTTTCTTGAgctattcttcttcttccaaacCCTCCAGCCCTGTTCTCACAGTGCGCAACGTCGATCTCTCCAAGCTCTTGAAAGAAGAAAGGGTTTACGTTGGATTCTCAGGCTCCACCAGTGGAAGCACCGAGGTTCACTTGATCGAGCGTTGGAGCTTCAAGAGCTTCGGTTTCGTCCCTAAAAGACAGAACTTGAACCCTCACAATGTTTCTGATAACACCGTTGGAGTAACGGGAAATGGTGCCACTGTTAATTTTCCACCTGCTACAACTTCTTCTTCTAATGACGGTATaggtgatggtgatgatgatgacgacgacgaCGATGATGATGGAGATagaaagaacaagaacaagaggaggaaAATTGGTATTGCTGTTGCGGTTGCGGGTCCTGCGTTTTTCTTTGTTCTGTTCTCGATTTTGGTGTTCTTTGCGGTTCGAAAATGGAAGGGTATAAAGAGAGGTGGTAACAACAATAATTCTAAGATCAACAGTGTGACAAGTTTTAAGGCTGAATCGTTTGTTACGTGTCCAAGGCAATTTGATTACAAGGATCTGAAGACTGCAACGAGGGAGTTTCATCCAAGCAGAATCATTGGTCATGGCTCTTTTGGGACTGTATACAAAGCTTTCTTTGTGTCTTCTGGTACCATTGCTGCTGTTAAGAGATCAAGGCATTCTCATGAAGGGAAAACTGAGTTCCTTGCTGAGTTGTCAATCATTGCTGGTTTGAGGCACAAGAACTTGGTTCAGCTCCAAGGTTGGTGTGTTGAGAAAG GTGAGTTGCTTCTTGTGTATGATTTCATGCCTAATGGAAGCTTGGACAAGATGCTATACAAGGAACCTGAGAGGGGAAGGTTGTTGAATTGGTCTCATAGGGTGAACATTGCTGTTGGTTTGGCTTCTGTTCTTGTTTACCTTCACCAAGAATGTGAACAAAGGGTGATTCATAGGGATATCAAAACTGGCAACATTTTGCTTGATGGGAATTTCAATCCAAGGTTGGGTGATTTTGGTTTGGCAAAGCTTATGGATCATGACAAGAGTCCTGTTTCTACTTTGACTGCTGGAACAATGGGGTACCTTGCACCTGAGTATCTTCAATATG GTAAAGCGACCGATAAGACTGATGTGTTTAGCTATGGAGTGGTGATTCTTGAGGTGGCTTGTGGGAAGAGGCCAATTGAGAGGGAAGGGCAAAAGATGATGAATTTGGTGGATTGGGTTTGGGGGTTGCATTCTGAAGGGAAGGTTATTGATGCTGCAGATAAGAGGCTTAATGGTGAGTttgttgaggaagagatgaggaaGCTTTTGCTTTTGGGGTTGTGTTGTGCTAACCCAGATAGTGCTGAGAGGCCTTCAATGAGGAAGGTGCTTCAGATTCTCAACAATGAAGCTGCACCAATTAGTGTTCCTAAAGTGAAGCCAAGTTTAACCTTCTCTTCAGATTTGCCATGCACAATTGATGACATTGTGTCTGATACTGAAGAGTTCAACACCAGCCAGAGCATGTGTGAGATCAAGATTGATTCATCATCAAGTTGCTGA
- the LOC140180995 gene encoding uncharacterized protein: MDCANIIAWNVRGAGNKLARVHLKQLVKNFHPLGYTPIHIDEAQRHSGGIWVLSAWPGVSCNVVAASSQVVCVEFLNGGFSWVCAAIYASPVPSKREEAWRVLTDFSRNYSGPLLAIGDFNEILISSEVKGGNFVSRRAEWFGALLDECGLIDLGAHGSLYTWFRHMQGNRFISKRLDRAVATDAWCFRFPESYVENLARMHSDHCPIMIRCQGNDRRVGVKPFRFQVAWSYHPSFLSVVRGAWDKGRPNPIRCLSQVRDDALAFNRDVFGNIFKRKRELERRVTSIQQRMERVDALSLIQEERELQAEYSNLLMQEELFWYQKSREHWVRFGDRNTKFFHMQTIMRRKRNKVQGLILEDGRWSTDPQELEECAIGFYRDLFCNVEHVELDVMGDQELPSLSRKAIESLTRNVSKEEVRKVVIGMNSFKAPGADGFQAFFFKEYWEVVGTEVWKLVKKAFAGFDLDSALFDTLVVLIPKVDNPSRMKEFRPISLCNVIYKIITKVVVERLRPFLQDIIGPLQGGFIPGRGAPDNIIVAQEVLHFMKKTKSKKGVLAFKIDLEKAYDRSSSLSLMWNGNRLDDFQPKRGLRQGDPMSPYLFVICMERLSCLIARQVEVGRWKPVTVSRGGPVISHLLFADDLILFCKAKKSQVLHVLDTMATFCRASGMKVNFDKSRAICSMNVSRQRKDLFTGISSIRFANSLGKYLGVPLKHGRVTKDDFNDVVDKLTNRLASWKGRFLNKAGRICLAKSVLSSIPIYRMQVSLFPSGVCSNIDKFTRSFIWCGSHNHRGLHLASWRVLTTPKKFGGLALRELRLNRNLFAVKAMGSSSYIWKSIVHTASVLKEGFVWEVGALSKNFWFNSWLHSGPVGARVEFLDICEAALTIEDVYRDGVWHLERIYSFIPMDLREDILSLNKLNWDRNINWLWLWKARVPEKLRLLVWLCLHDAVPTQYLRFRRHLSSSSLCTHCNQLPETILHCFRDCEVVRSVWVSLGFSDVCFFGSHEVHDWFKHGLLNEGCSKFAAIIWSIWQDRNMGNFQEIFGSAGSIAYKACRCMMDFEYTTQNRVCCIQGLKSLSWSLPEPGAWKLNCDGSVNLGDDCAGFGWVIRDSSSQWVMGCSGNSFGSSVIKMELWSIWKGLAWAWEAGLKLVVCETDCASAFELVTSWQVPLWHLEKEVIQLIFDLKLRRDWDIRFELIPREANVVADRLTKMGSGGSGADEVHLWHQSPEVVCPLLLLRT, encoded by the exons ATGGATTGTGCAAACATTATAGCTTGGAATGTGAGAGGAGCTGGAAATAAGCTGGCTCGGGTGCATCTAAAACAATTGGTAAAGAATTTTCATCC ATTAGGTTATACTCCTATTCATATTGATGAAGCTCAGAGGCATAGTGGAGGTATTTGGGTGCTCTCTGCATGGCCCGGAGTATCTTGCAATGTCGTGGCAGCGAGTTCGCAAGTGGTGTGTGTTGAGTTTTTGAATGGCGGTTTTTCTTGGGTCTGTGCAGCAATTTATGCAAGTCCCGTTCCTAGCAAAAGGGAAGAAGCTTGGAGGGTTTTGACAGATTTTTCTAGAAATTATTCAGGTCCTTTATTAGCTATTGGGGATTTTAATGAGATCCTTATTTCATCTGAGGTTAAAGGTGGGAACTTTGTCTCTCGAAGGGCAGAGTGGTTTGGAGCTCTCCTAGATGAGTGTGGTTTGATTGATTTGGGAGCCCATGGATCTTTGTACACTTGGTTCAGACATATGCAGGGTAATCGGTTCATCTCGAAGAGGCTGGATAGGGCTGTGGCTACTGATGCTTGGTGTTTTCGTTTTCCGGAAAGCTATGTGGAGAATTTGGCGAGGATGCATTCTGACCACTGTCCCATTATGATACGATGTCAAGGTAATGATAGAAGAGTCGGGGTAAAACCTTTCCGTTTTCAAGTAGCTTGGTCTTATCACCCAAGTTTTTTGTCGGTGGTCAGGGGTGCTTGGGACAAGGGTAGACCCAATCCTATTCGTTGCCTTTCTCAGGTCAGAGATGATGCTTTGGCCTTTAACCGAGATGTCTTTgggaatatttttaaaagaaagagggAATTGGAGAGGCGTGTGACCAGTATCCAACAGCGAATGGAGAGAGTTGATGCTTTATCCCTCATACAGGAAGAAAGGGAGTTACAGGCTGAATATAGTAATCTGCTTATGCAAGAGGAGTTGTTTTGGTATCAAAAATCCCGAGAGCACTGGGTCAGATTTGGAGATAGAAATACTAAGTTCTTTCATATGCAAACCATTATGCGGAGGAAGCGTAACAAGGTTCAGGGGTTAATTTTGGAGGATGGAAGATGGAGTACTGATCCGCAAGAACTCGAAGAATGTGCAATTGGATTTTATAGAGATCTTTTTTGTAATGTGGAACATGTAGAACTTGATGTGATGGGAGATCAGGAATTACCTTCTTTATCTCGTAAGGCTATTGAAAGTCTCACAAGAAATGTTTctaaagaagaggttaggaaggtGGTTATAGGCATGAACTCTTTTAAGGCCCCAGGTGCCGATGGTTTTCAGGCTTTTTTCTTCAAGGAATATTGGGAAGTGGTTGGTACAGAGGTATGGAAACTTGTTAAGAAGGCTTTCGCTGGGTTTGATCTGGATAGTGCTCTGTTTGACACTTTGGTGGTGCTGATTCCTAAAGTTGATAACCCGTCTCGCATGAAAGAGTTTCGTCCTATCAGCCTCTGTAATGTCATCTACAAGattataactaaggtggttgtggAGAGGTTACGACCTTTTCTACAAGATATCATTGGTCCTCTGCAGGGAGGGTTTATTCCTGGAAGGGGTGCCCCAGACAATATCATTGTAGCCCAGGAAGTTCTCCATTTTATGAAGAAAACCAAATCAAAGAAAGGTGTTCTTGCTTTTAAAATTGACCTAGAAAAGGCTTATGACAGG tcttcctccctttctctaatGTGGAATGGTAACCGGTTGGATGATTTTCAGCCAAAGAGGGGTTTGAGGCAAGGAGACCCGatgtctccttatttatttgttatttgtatgGAAAGGTTGAGTTGCCTCATTGCTAGGCAAGTGGAGGTTGGTAGATGGAAACCAGTGACTGTGTCTAGGGGAGGTCCTGTAATCTCCCATCTCCTTTTTGCAGACGACCTTATCCTTTTTTGCAAAGCGAAGAAATCTCAAGTGCTTCATGTTTTGGACACTATGGCCACCTTTTGCAGAGCATCTGGTATGAAGGTGAATTTTGACAAATCTCGTGCTATCTGTTCTATGAATGTTTCTAGACAACGCAAGGATCTCTTCACTGGTATTTCTTCTATCCGATTTGCTAATTCTCTGGGAAAATACCTTGGTGTCCCCCTTAAGCATGGCAGAGTTACTAAAGATGATTTTAATGATGTGGTTGATAAGCTTACTAATAGGCTAGCATCTTGGAAAGGTCGCTTCCTTAATAAAGCTGGTCGGATTTGCCTTGCTAAATCAGTTTTATCTTCTATACCTATTTATAGGATGCAAGTAAGCCTTTTTCCATCAGGTGTGTGCTCTAACATTGATAAGTTTACTAGAAGTTTCATTTGGTGTGGTAGTCATAATCACCGTGGTCTTCATTTAGCATCTTGGAGAGTTTTGACGACTCCGAAAAAGTTTGGAGGTCTTGCTTTGCGGGAGTTGCGGTTG AATAGAAACCTATTTGCAGTTAAAGCAATGGGTTCTTCATCGTATATATGGAAGTCTATTGTGCACACAGCTTCCGTATTAAAGGAAGGGTTTGTTTGGGAAGTGGGAGCTCTTTCTAAGAATTTCTGGTTTAACTCTTGGTTGCACTCTGGGCCAGTAGGAGCGAGGGTTGAATTTCTTGATATTTGTGAGGCTGCTTTGACCATTGAAGATGTTTACCGTGATGGAGTTTGGCATTTGGAGAGGATTTACTCTTTTATTCCTATGGACTTAAGGGAAGACATTCTTAGTTTA aataagttgaattgggaTAGGAATatcaattggctttggctttggaagGCGCGGGTCCCTGAAAAGTTGAGGCTCCTAGTGTGGCTTTGCCTTCATGATGCTGTACCAACTCAATATCTGCGTTTTCGGCGACATCTCTCCTCCTCATCCTTATGTACACATTGCAATCAACTTCCGGAGACAATTCTTCATTGTTTTCGGGATTGTGAAGTGGTGCGATCAGTTTGGGTTTCTCTAGGTTTTTCTGATGTGTGTTTCTTTGGCTCTCACGAGGTGCATGATTGGTTCAAGCATGGCCTCCTCAATGAAGGTTGTTCCAAATTTGCAGCTATAATATGGTCAATTTGGCAAGACAGAAATATGGGTAATTTTCAGGAAATTTTTGGATCTGCTGGGTCAATTGCATACAAGGCTTGCAGGTGCATGATGGATTTTGAATATACAACTCAGAATCGAGTGTGTTGCATCCAGGGATTAAAATCTCTGTCTTGGTCTCTGCCAGAACCTGGTGCTTGGAAGTTAAATTGTGATGGGAGTGTGAACTTGGGAGATGATTGTGCTGGTTTTGGATGGGTAATTCGCGATAGCTCCAGTCAATGGGTAATGGGATGCTCAGGAAATTCCTTTGGATCTAGTGTCATCAAGATGGAGTTGTGGAGTATATGGAAAGGTTTGGCTTGGGCTTGGGAGGCGGGTCTTAAGCTTGTTGTCTGTGAGACAGATTGCGCATCAGCTTTTGAGCTAGTGACTAGTTGGCAAGTTCCACTCTGGCATCTTGAAAAAGAAGTGATACAACTGATCTTTGACTTGAAGTTAAGAAGGGATTGGGATATTCGTTTTGAGCTTATCCCGAGAGAAGCTAATGTCGTGGCAGATCGGTTGACAAAGATGGGATCTGGAGGTAGCGGAGCTGATGAGGTTCACCTTTGGCACCAGTCGCCAGAGGTAGTTTGTCCTCTCTTGCTGTTAAGAAcctga
- the LOC112765152 gene encoding uncharacterized protein: protein MKNESAMATQEDDDDEINPFTTVLNDQDHHEQQPNSLTTVHDGAPEQQSYSLRSIESTVVIRQLPSEGLSFQLWPAATALISLLDSYRSSPSTSPLSAAFSGSQRQLRILELGSGTGIVGIVAAATLGGNVIITDLPHVVPNLQFNTDANKEVVTSNGGAVTVAALRWGNVDDVAEIGRDFDVVLASDVVYHDHLYEPLLETLRFLLLGFEEEKEMKKKEKETVFVMAHMKRWKKESAFFKKAKKLFNVDVLHTCAPSDGARVGVLVYRFVPKGLIAPSEV from the coding sequence atgaagaacgaaagcGCAATGGCGACTCAGGAAGATGACGATGACGAAATAAACCCCTTCACCACCGTCCTAAACGACCAAGACCACCACGAACAACAACCTAACAGCTTAACAACCGTACACGACGGCGCACCGGAGCAACAGAGCTACTCACTCCGTTCGATCGAGTCAACGGTCGTGATTCGCCAGCTCCCTTCCGAGGGACTCTCCTTCCAGCTCTGGCCCGCCGCCACCGCACTCATCTCTCTTCTTGATAGCTACCGTTCCAGCCCTTCCACCAGCCCCCTCTCCGCTGCTTTCTCCGGCAGCCAGCGCCAGCTCAGGATCCTCGAGCTAGGCTCCGGCACAGGAATCGTCGGAATCGTCGCCGCCGCCACGCTCGGCGGCAATGTGATCATCACGGACCTTCCTCACGTCGTTCCGAATCTCCAATTCAACACAGACGCCAACAAAGAAGTTGTTACGTCCAATGGCGGCGCCGTAACTGTCGCGGCGCTGAGATGGGGAAATGTTGATGACGTGGCAGAGATAGGGCGCGATTTCGACGTTGTTCTGGCTTCGGATGTGGTTTATCACGACCACCTGTACGAACCGCTCCTCGAAACGCTGCGTTTTTTGTTGTTAGGGtttgaggaggagaaagagatgaagaagaaggagaaggagacgGTGTTTGTGATGGCTCACATGAAGAGGTGGAAGAAGGAATCGGCGTTCTTCAAGAAAGCGAAGAAGCTCTTCAACGTTGACGTTTTGCACACTTGTGCTCCCTCCGATGGTGCTAGGGTTGGTGTTCTTGTTTACCGCTTTGTTCCCAAGGGTTTGATTGCTCCTTCAGAAGTGTGA
- the LOC112767015 gene encoding nicotinamide/nicotinic acid mononucleotide adenylyltransferase isoform X1 — protein MDIPLPVDKLALINNEPSPNTTNSKIYVVLVATGSFNPPTFMHLRMFELARDALNSEGYCVIGAYMSPVNDAYKKKNLISAEHRMQLCNLACKSSDFVMVDPWEANQSTYQRTLTVLSRVHSSICGKGLISRGTLKVMLVCGSDLIHSFSIPGFWIPDQVKSICRDYGIVCIRREGQDVEKIISDDKILKENQANIKVVHDLVPNQISSTRLRDCIARGLSIKYLTADEVIDYIRDQKLYLTLDDK, from the exons ATGGATATTCCGTTGCCGGTGGATAAATTAGCTTTGATCAACAATGAACCCTCTCCAAACACAACCAA CAGTAAGATATATGTTGTTCTTGTCGCTACTGGGAGCTTCAATCCACCTACCTTCATGCATTTGCGAATGTTCG AGCTTGCAAGAGATGCACTGAATTCAGAAGGTTACTGCGTAATTGGAGCTTACATGTCTCCTGTGAACGATGCATATAAGAAAAAG AACCTAATATCTGCTGAACATCGAATGCAATTATGTAATCTAGCATGCAAAAGTTCAGACTTTGTAATGGTTGATCCATGGGAG GCAAATCAAAGCACCTATCAACGCACTTTAACCGTGCTGTCCAGAGTCCACAGTTCAATATGTGGGAAAGGATTAATATCTAGAG GAACCCTCAAGGTCATGCTTGTCTGTGGTTCTGATCTGATTCATTCTTTTAGCATTCCAGGATTTTGGATTCCTGACCAG GTTAAGAGTATATGCAGAGATTACGGAATAGTCTGCATTCGCAGAGAAGGACAGGATGTTGAGAAGATTATATCCGATGAtaaaattttgaaggagaatCAG GCTAATATCAAAGTTGTGCATGACCTTGTACCGAACCAAATCAGTTCAACGAGATTAAG GGACTGCATTGCAAGAGGATTATCAATAAAATACCTGACAGCAGATGAAGTGATTGATTATATCAGAGATCAGAAATTATACTTAACCTTGGATGATAAATAA
- the LOC112767015 gene encoding nicotinamide/nicotinic acid mononucleotide adenylyltransferase isoform X2, producing the protein MDIPLPVDKLALINNEPSPNTTNKIYVVLVATGSFNPPTFMHLRMFELARDALNSEGYCVIGAYMSPVNDAYKKKNLISAEHRMQLCNLACKSSDFVMVDPWEANQSTYQRTLTVLSRVHSSICGKGLISRGTLKVMLVCGSDLIHSFSIPGFWIPDQVKSICRDYGIVCIRREGQDVEKIISDDKILKENQANIKVVHDLVPNQISSTRLRDCIARGLSIKYLTADEVIDYIRDQKLYLTLDDK; encoded by the exons ATGGATATTCCGTTGCCGGTGGATAAATTAGCTTTGATCAACAATGAACCCTCTCCAAACACAACCAA TAAGATATATGTTGTTCTTGTCGCTACTGGGAGCTTCAATCCACCTACCTTCATGCATTTGCGAATGTTCG AGCTTGCAAGAGATGCACTGAATTCAGAAGGTTACTGCGTAATTGGAGCTTACATGTCTCCTGTGAACGATGCATATAAGAAAAAG AACCTAATATCTGCTGAACATCGAATGCAATTATGTAATCTAGCATGCAAAAGTTCAGACTTTGTAATGGTTGATCCATGGGAG GCAAATCAAAGCACCTATCAACGCACTTTAACCGTGCTGTCCAGAGTCCACAGTTCAATATGTGGGAAAGGATTAATATCTAGAG GAACCCTCAAGGTCATGCTTGTCTGTGGTTCTGATCTGATTCATTCTTTTAGCATTCCAGGATTTTGGATTCCTGACCAG GTTAAGAGTATATGCAGAGATTACGGAATAGTCTGCATTCGCAGAGAAGGACAGGATGTTGAGAAGATTATATCCGATGAtaaaattttgaaggagaatCAG GCTAATATCAAAGTTGTGCATGACCTTGTACCGAACCAAATCAGTTCAACGAGATTAAG GGACTGCATTGCAAGAGGATTATCAATAAAATACCTGACAGCAGATGAAGTGATTGATTATATCAGAGATCAGAAATTATACTTAACCTTGGATGATAAATAA